In Pedobacter sp. WC2423, the following are encoded in one genomic region:
- a CDS encoding ComEA family DNA-binding protein: MKKWLRSYFSFSKREYNGLLAMVVLIVLIRAIPFVYVFFFPDQTDPETEKLAINKLMWMKQQKQGAVSAQKRPDQALKSTLFNFDPNLIDADDWQRLGLSVKQAAVMTRYKEKGGRYFEKEDLQKMYVISPEMYERLMPYISIGLAKEQKHQRLNPEYPAKHYPVQQKAALIPLNTADTLQLTEIRGVGPAFARRIFNYRRRLGGFYQKEQLLEVYGLDSLKYNEIKDQLSLDERALTRINLNTALFDDLKNHPYLKYKQVNAIIQFRKQHGNYSNIADLRKVAILSAETIERLAPYISF, from the coding sequence ATGAAAAAATGGTTGCGCTCTTATTTTAGTTTCTCCAAAAGGGAATATAATGGCTTGCTGGCTATGGTTGTGCTAATCGTATTGATCAGGGCAATTCCGTTTGTTTATGTGTTCTTTTTTCCAGACCAGACGGATCCGGAAACGGAAAAATTAGCTATCAATAAATTAATGTGGATGAAACAGCAGAAGCAGGGAGCGGTTAGCGCACAGAAGAGGCCAGATCAGGCACTGAAATCAACCCTGTTTAATTTTGATCCCAATCTGATTGATGCAGATGACTGGCAGCGATTGGGTTTATCTGTTAAACAGGCTGCTGTAATGACCAGGTATAAAGAGAAAGGAGGACGGTACTTTGAAAAGGAAGATTTGCAGAAAATGTATGTCATCAGTCCAGAAATGTATGAAAGATTGATGCCTTATATAAGTATCGGTTTGGCAAAAGAACAGAAACATCAGCGGCTGAACCCTGAATATCCTGCGAAACACTATCCTGTGCAGCAGAAAGCTGCATTAATACCGCTCAATACCGCTGATACTTTACAATTAACGGAGATCAGAGGGGTAGGCCCGGCTTTTGCCAGGAGGATTTTTAATTACCGGCGGCGTCTTGGCGGATTTTATCAGAAGGAGCAGCTGCTTGAGGTATATGGACTGGATAGTTTAAAGTATAATGAAATTAAAGATCAGCTCAGTTTGGATGAGCGGGCACTGACCAGAATTAACCTGAATACAGCATTGTTTGATGATTTGAAAAATCACCCCTATTTAAAGTATAAACAGGTCAATGCAATCATTCAGTTTCGAAAACAGCACGGAAATTATAGTAATATTGCGGACTTAAGAAAGGTGGCTATTTTATCTGCTGAAACTATAGAGAGGCTGGCCCCTTATATTTCTTTTTAA
- a CDS encoding adenine phosphoribosyltransferase has product MTMETKIKQIVRDVNDFPKPGIVFKDITPILKDAVLCGEITTALAMQLSAVKIDVVAGIESRGFLFGMALANLLNVPFVPIRKAGKLPHKTIQQSYNLEYGSATLEVHEDAILPGQHVLIHDDLLATGGTVVAASKLIQKLDAVVAGYSFIIALDFLNGKDRLKAFSENNFALASY; this is encoded by the coding sequence ATGACAATGGAAACAAAAATAAAACAGATTGTACGCGATGTAAACGATTTTCCAAAACCGGGTATCGTTTTTAAAGACATTACACCAATTTTAAAAGATGCAGTGTTATGTGGTGAAATTACTACAGCCCTGGCTATGCAGCTTTCAGCAGTTAAGATTGATGTAGTGGCTGGAATTGAAAGCAGAGGCTTTTTGTTTGGAATGGCTTTGGCGAATTTGCTGAATGTTCCTTTTGTACCGATCAGAAAAGCGGGGAAATTGCCACACAAAACTATACAGCAATCTTATAATCTGGAATATGGCAGTGCTACACTTGAAGTGCATGAAGATGCTATTCTGCCGGGACAGCATGTGTTGATTCATGACGATCTGCTGGCTACAGGTGGTACTGTGGTTGCAGCTTCTAAGCTGATTCAGAAACTGGATGCTGTAGTTGCAGGTTACTCGTTTATCATTGCACTTGATTTTCTAAACGGAAAAGACAGACTAAAAGCGTTTTCTGAGAACAATTTCGCATTAGCTTCCTATTAA
- a CDS encoding acyl-CoA dehydrogenase family protein → MQETLAQNTGFNFSTSENQLMIRSMVKDFTEKNIRPHVMEWDEAQTFPVEVFKKLGELGMMGVLVPEVYGGSGFGYQEYVDVIVEVAKVCGSIGLSLAAHNSLCTGHILAFGTEEQKMKWLPKLATAEWIGAWGLTEANTGSDALRMMTTATLDGDHYVLNGAKNWITHGKSGDIAVVMVRTGEKGDSKGISAIVVERGTPGFSAGKKENKLGMRASETTEMIFDNCRVPVANLLGNVGEGFKQAMKVLDGGRISIAALSLGIAKGAYEAALAYAQERHQFGQPISSFQAISFKLADMATEIEAAELLIRQSADLKNRGQKMTKESAMAKYFASEVAVRAATEAVQIFGGYGYTKDFPVEKFYRDSKLCTIGEGTSEIQKIVIAREILNK, encoded by the coding sequence ATGCAAGAAACGTTAGCACAAAATACAGGGTTCAATTTTAGTACTTCAGAGAATCAGTTGATGATCAGGAGTATGGTTAAAGATTTCACGGAAAAGAATATCCGTCCTCATGTAATGGAATGGGACGAAGCACAGACTTTTCCTGTTGAGGTTTTTAAGAAGTTGGGTGAGCTGGGAATGATGGGTGTATTAGTACCTGAAGTTTATGGCGGATCGGGTTTCGGTTACCAGGAATATGTAGATGTAATTGTAGAAGTAGCCAAGGTTTGCGGATCTATAGGTTTATCTCTTGCTGCGCACAATTCTTTATGTACAGGTCATATCCTTGCATTTGGAACGGAAGAACAAAAAATGAAGTGGCTGCCTAAACTGGCAACTGCCGAATGGATTGGTGCATGGGGCTTAACTGAAGCGAATACCGGATCAGATGCATTGAGAATGATGACTACTGCCACATTGGATGGTGATCATTATGTTTTAAATGGTGCGAAAAACTGGATTACACATGGTAAATCAGGCGATATCGCAGTAGTGATGGTAAGAACGGGTGAGAAAGGAGATTCTAAAGGTATTTCTGCTATTGTAGTGGAACGCGGAACTCCGGGCTTTTCGGCTGGCAAGAAAGAAAATAAGTTAGGGATGCGCGCATCTGAGACTACAGAAATGATATTTGATAACTGCCGTGTACCAGTAGCTAATTTACTGGGCAATGTAGGTGAAGGCTTTAAGCAGGCGATGAAAGTGCTGGATGGCGGAAGAATTTCTATTGCTGCATTATCATTGGGAATTGCAAAAGGTGCTTATGAAGCTGCGCTGGCTTATGCTCAGGAGAGACACCAGTTCGGACAGCCAATTTCAAGTTTCCAGGCGATCAGTTTTAAACTCGCTGACATGGCTACTGAAATTGAGGCAGCTGAATTGTTAATCAGACAATCTGCCGATTTAAAGAACCGTGGCCAGAAAATGACTAAAGAGTCTGCTATGGCAAAATACTTTGCCTCAGAGGTCGCTGTAAGAGCTGCTACCGAAGCAGTACAGATCTTTGGTGGGTATGGTTATACGAAAGACTTCCCTGTAGAAAAATTTTACCGTGACAGTAAGTTATGTACGATCGGGGAGGGGACTTCTGAGATCCAGAAAATTGTAATTGCGAGAGAAATCTTAAATAAATAA
- the rpsU gene encoding 30S ribosomal protein S21: MIIINIKDGESLDKALKRFKKKFEKTGVLRELRSRQAYEKKSVARRTLVKHAIYKENMHLEGKI, encoded by the coding sequence ATGATCATAATTAATATTAAAGACGGCGAATCACTTGATAAAGCCCTTAAACGTTTCAAAAAGAAATTTGAAAAAACTGGTGTATTGAGAGAACTACGTAGCCGTCAGGCATACGAGAAAAAATCTGTAGCTCGTCGTACATTAGTTAAGCACGCGATTTATAAAGAAAATATGCACTTAGAAGGAAAGATTTAA
- a CDS encoding tyrosine-type recombinase/integrase, translated as MSVESYLNYLQHEKRYSPHTVLAYKTDLVQFNEYIEQIYEMGPEEAKYVHIRDYIVHLMEDKVGANSIGRKLSSLRGFYKYLYRQKIILTSPMSLIKAPKTPERLPVFIEEQKLDHLLDSGEFFDATFSSVRDKMVIEVLFGTGMRLAELLGLKETDIDFYQESVKVLGKRKKERIIPVTKQLINQLKEYIELKSLQKFNNKTDDLFVTNKGTAVYPVFIYKIVKSYLTFISTQDKKSPHVLRHSYATSLLNRGADLNAIKELLGHASLAATQVYTHNSIERLKSIYKQAHPKA; from the coding sequence ATGTCAGTAGAATCCTATCTAAACTACCTTCAGCACGAGAAGCGCTATTCTCCGCACACTGTACTTGCCTATAAAACGGACCTGGTGCAGTTTAATGAATATATTGAACAAATTTATGAGATGGGGCCTGAAGAGGCTAAATATGTACACATAAGGGACTATATCGTTCACCTGATGGAAGATAAGGTTGGGGCCAACTCTATTGGCAGAAAGTTATCAAGCCTGCGGGGTTTCTATAAATATCTTTATCGCCAGAAAATTATTCTGACCAGCCCGATGTCATTAATCAAAGCGCCTAAAACACCTGAGCGGTTACCGGTGTTTATAGAGGAACAGAAGCTGGATCACCTGCTGGACTCAGGGGAGTTCTTTGACGCGACTTTTTCTTCGGTTCGTGATAAAATGGTCATCGAAGTACTTTTCGGAACAGGGATGCGCTTAGCAGAGCTTTTAGGTTTAAAAGAAACGGACATTGATTTTTACCAGGAATCTGTTAAAGTTTTGGGGAAAAGAAAAAAAGAAAGAATTATTCCTGTGACCAAACAACTTATTAATCAGCTTAAAGAGTATATTGAGTTGAAATCGTTACAGAAATTTAATAACAAAACGGATGACTTGTTCGTTACTAATAAAGGAACAGCAGTTTACCCGGTCTTTATTTATAAGATTGTAAAAAGTTATTTGACATTTATATCCACACAGGATAAGAAAAGTCCCCATGTATTACGGCATTCGTATGCAACAAGCCTGTTGAACAGGGGGGCAGATTTAAATGCGATCAAGGAATTACTCGGGCATGCCAGTTTAGCGGCAACCCAGGTATACACGCATAATTCTATAGAAAGATTAAAATCAATATATAAACAGGCCCATCCAAAGGCATAA
- the raiA gene encoding ribosome-associated translation inhibitor RaiA, which translates to MKITVQSIHFNADHKLLDFIQKKVDKLEQFHDQIISGEVYLKLENVDDEANKISEIKLMVPGGILFAKEQCKSFEEATDLSIESLKKQITKHKEKNRIKVSELKAVLNADEVSDY; encoded by the coding sequence ATGAAAATTACAGTTCAATCAATCCATTTCAATGCAGATCACAAACTATTAGACTTTATTCAAAAGAAAGTTGACAAGCTGGAACAGTTCCACGACCAGATCATAAGCGGGGAAGTTTATTTAAAATTAGAGAACGTAGATGATGAGGCTAACAAAATAAGTGAGATCAAATTGATGGTTCCTGGTGGAATTTTGTTCGCAAAGGAGCAATGCAAGTCTTTCGAAGAAGCGACGGATTTGTCAATTGAATCGTTAAAAAAGCAAATAACAAAACATAAAGAAAAAAATAGAATAAAAGTTTCTGAGCTTAAGGCAGTATTAAATGCCGATGAAGTGTCTGATTATTAG
- the tuf gene encoding elongation factor Tu — protein sequence MAKEKFDRSKPHLNIGTIGHVDHGKTTLTAAITKVLSDAGLSEARSFDSIDSAPEEKERGITINTAHVEYSTANRHYAHVDCPGHADYVKNMVTGAAQMDGAIIVVAATDGPMPQTREHILLARQVGVPSLVVFMNKVDMVDDPELLELVEMEVRELLSFYDFPGDDIPVIQGSALGGLNGDEKWVGKIMELMDAVDSYIPIPPRLTELPFLMPVEDVFSITGRGTVATGRIERGVINSGDPVEILGMGAENLKSTVTGVEMFRKILDYGEAGDNVGLLLRGIEKTDIRRGMVICKPGSVTPHTDFKAEIYVLSKAEGGRHTPFFNKYRPQFYFRTTDVTGEITLQEGTEMVMPGDNVTINVKLINAIAMEKGLRFAIREGGRTVGAGQVTEIVK from the coding sequence ATGGCAAAAGAAAAGTTTGACCGCAGCAAGCCGCACTTAAACATCGGCACTATCGGTCACGTTGACCACGGTAAAACAACCTTAACAGCAGCTATCACTAAAGTGTTATCTGATGCTGGTTTATCTGAGGCGCGTTCATTTGATTCGATTGACTCTGCTCCAGAGGAAAAAGAAAGAGGTATCACTATTAACACTGCACACGTTGAGTATTCAACTGCTAACCGTCACTATGCTCACGTTGACTGTCCAGGTCACGCGGATTACGTGAAAAACATGGTTACAGGTGCGGCGCAAATGGATGGTGCTATTATCGTTGTAGCGGCTACAGATGGTCCTATGCCACAAACTCGTGAGCACATTCTATTGGCTCGTCAGGTAGGTGTACCTTCATTGGTGGTTTTCATGAACAAAGTGGATATGGTTGATGATCCTGAATTACTAGAATTAGTAGAGATGGAAGTTCGTGAATTATTATCTTTCTATGACTTCCCAGGTGATGATATCCCAGTTATTCAAGGTTCTGCTTTAGGTGGATTGAATGGCGATGAGAAATGGGTTGGTAAAATCATGGAATTAATGGATGCTGTAGATAGCTACATTCCAATCCCTCCACGTTTGACTGAACTTCCTTTCTTAATGCCTGTTGAAGATGTATTCTCGATCACTGGTCGTGGTACTGTTGCAACTGGTCGTATTGAGCGTGGTGTAATCAACTCTGGAGATCCTGTTGAGATCTTAGGTATGGGTGCAGAAAATCTTAAATCAACTGTAACAGGTGTTGAGATGTTCCGTAAGATCCTTGATTATGGTGAAGCAGGTGATAACGTAGGTTTATTGTTACGTGGTATTGAGAAAACTGATATCCGTCGTGGTATGGTTATCTGTAAACCAGGTTCTGTAACTCCTCACACAGATTTCAAAGCTGAGATCTATGTATTATCAAAAGCTGAAGGTGGACGTCACACTCCATTCTTTAACAAATACCGTCCACAATTCTATTTCCGTACCACAGACGTTACTGGAGAGATCACTCTTCAAGAAGGAACTGAAATGGTTATGCCAGGTGATAACGTTACAATCAATGTTAAATTGATCAACGCAATCGCAATGGAAAAAGGACTTCGTTTCGCTATCCGTGAAGGTGGTAGAACAGTAGGTGCTGGTCAGGTAACTGAAATTGTAAAATAA
- the secE gene encoding preprotein translocase subunit SecE has protein sequence MASIVQFIKESYEEMTQKVTWPTWGELQSSAVLVLVASFIIAVVIFAMDKGSTFVLDTFYKSLSN, from the coding sequence ATGGCTAGCATAGTTCAATTTATTAAAGAATCATATGAGGAAATGACCCAGAAGGTTACCTGGCCTACATGGGGAGAATTGCAAAGTTCTGCAGTGCTGGTTTTGGTAGCTTCGTTTATTATTGCAGTTGTTATTTTTGCAATGGATAAGGGATCTACTTTTGTGTTAGATACTTTTTATAAATCACTTTCTAATTAA
- the nusG gene encoding transcription termination/antitermination protein NusG, producing the protein MNDQLKWYVVRAVSGKEKKVKQYIDSEISRLGFSHLVPQVLIPMEKYYQMKEGKKIAKERNFYPGYVLIEATLDGELEHIIKNVNSVIGFLGDKGGNPVPMRQAEVNRILGKVDEMSQQGETMNIAYYVGENVKVMDGPFNGFTGVIEEVNEEKKKLKVMVKIFGRKTPLELNYMQVEKE; encoded by the coding sequence ATGAACGATCAGCTAAAATGGTATGTAGTTAGGGCGGTAAGCGGAAAAGAGAAGAAGGTAAAACAATACATCGATTCAGAGATCAGTCGTTTAGGTTTTTCTCATCTTGTTCCGCAGGTACTAATCCCTATGGAAAAATACTACCAGATGAAAGAAGGAAAGAAGATTGCAAAAGAACGCAACTTTTATCCTGGTTATGTTTTAATTGAAGCAACCTTAGACGGTGAGCTGGAACACATCATTAAAAATGTAAACAGCGTTATCGGTTTCTTAGGGGATAAAGGTGGAAACCCGGTTCCAATGCGTCAGGCAGAAGTTAACCGTATCCTGGGTAAAGTGGATGAAATGAGTCAGCAGGGTGAGACTATGAATATAGCTTACTATGTTGGTGAGAACGTCAAAGTAATGGACGGTCCTTTCAATGGCTTTACTGGTGTGATTGAAGAGGTAAACGAAGAGAAGAAAAAACTAAAAGTAATGGTTAAGATTTTCGGCAGAAAAACTCCGCTGGAGCTTAACTATATGCAAGTAGAAAAAGAGTAG
- the rplK gene encoding 50S ribosomal protein L11, producing the protein MAKEVSALVKLQIKGGAANPSPPVGPALGAKGVNIMEFCKQFNARTQDKPGKVLPVVITVYADKSFEFIIKTPPVAIQLKDATKLASGSAEPNRKKVGSVTWDQVKSIAEDKMTDLNAFTIESAMSMVAGTARSMGITVSGDAPWTN; encoded by the coding sequence ATGGCAAAAGAAGTCAGTGCGCTTGTTAAATTACAAATCAAAGGAGGAGCTGCAAATCCATCACCACCAGTAGGACCTGCATTGGGTGCTAAAGGTGTTAATATCATGGAATTTTGCAAGCAATTTAATGCTCGTACCCAAGATAAGCCTGGTAAAGTATTACCTGTTGTAATTACTGTTTATGCTGACAAGTCTTTCGAATTTATCATCAAAACCCCTCCGGTTGCTATCCAGTTAAAGGATGCTACTAAATTAGCGAGTGGTTCTGCTGAGCCCAACCGTAAGAAAGTTGGTTCGGTGACTTGGGATCAGGTTAAGTCAATTGCTGAAGATAAAATGACTGATTTAAATGCATTCACTATCGAGTCGGCAATGAGTATGGTTGCCGGTACAGCACGCAGTATGGGAATCACCGTTAGCGGCGATGCACCCTGGACAAATTAA
- the rplA gene encoding 50S ribosomal protein L1 produces the protein MAKLTKNQKKAHAKLESGKTYSLQDAAALVKEITTTKFDASVDIDIALGVDPRKANQMVRGIATLPHGTGKTVRVLVLCNPDKEDEAKAAGADFVGLDEYVAKIEGGWTDVDIIITTPACMAKVGKLGRVLGPRNLMPNPKSGTVTNEVGKAVTDVKGGKIDFKVDKSGIIHASVGKVSFPAEKIYENALEVLQVISKLKPSAAKGTYFKSIHVSSTMSPGIAIETKSVAGI, from the coding sequence GTGGCTAAATTAACAAAAAATCAAAAAAAGGCACATGCTAAACTAGAATCTGGTAAAACGTATTCTTTACAGGATGCGGCTGCTTTGGTAAAAGAAATCACGACTACTAAATTTGATGCTTCGGTTGATATCGACATCGCTTTAGGTGTTGATCCGCGTAAAGCGAATCAAATGGTACGTGGTATCGCTACTTTACCACACGGTACAGGTAAAACTGTACGTGTATTAGTTCTTTGTAATCCTGATAAGGAAGACGAAGCTAAAGCAGCAGGTGCAGATTTCGTAGGTTTAGACGAATATGTTGCCAAGATTGAAGGTGGATGGACTGATGTTGACATTATTATCACTACTCCTGCTTGTATGGCTAAAGTAGGTAAACTGGGCCGCGTTTTAGGTCCACGTAACCTTATGCCAAACCCAAAATCAGGTACTGTAACTAACGAAGTTGGTAAAGCAGTAACTGACGTAAAAGGCGGTAAGATTGATTTTAAAGTTGACAAAAGTGGTATCATTCATGCTTCGGTAGGAAAAGTATCATTCCCAGCAGAAAAAATATATGAAAATGCATTAGAAGTTCTTCAAGTAATTTCTAAGCTTAAACCATCTGCTGCTAAAGGAACTTATTTTAAGAGCATTCATGTTTCTTCTACAATGAGTCCTGGAATCGCAATCGAAACAAAATCAGTAGCAGGGATCTAA